A segment of the Chrysiogenia bacterium genome:
TCTGGCCGAGCATCCCGACCTCATCATGCTCGACTACAACATGCCCGTCTGCGGCGGGGCCGAGGTCTCCCAGACCCTCAAGAACGACCCGCGTACCCGGGACATCCCCATTGTCCTGATTACCAGCCACGTCACCGAGACCACCGCCGAAGGCGCGATCTACGACATGTTCCTCCCCAAGCCCATCAACGACGCCAAGCTCAAGCAGGTCCTCCAGAAGTTTCTGGGCATGGCGGCGTAGGGCAGGCACCGCAGGTTTTTCAATCCCCTGACTGACAGTCCCACTGCACACCCGGTTTGCTTTGTCCCTCGCAATGGGCGGACAATCCTGACGTTTCCAACAATTACAGGAGCGGATGGAAGGGGAGCACCATGGGCGACGAGAACGACGTCATAGTCGAGGCGTGGAATACCGTACTCTTTGAGAAATTCTGTAGGTTCAAGCATCTGCTGACGACGGGGCTTTCGGCCCACAGCGACAACCTGCTCACGCCGGAGCTTCATCCGGCGGGGACGAAGGTGCTCGATGTCGGTTGCGGGTTCGGTGACAGCACGGTGCGTATTGCAAAGAACGTGGGACCGGGCGGCAGCGCCGTGGGCGTGGACTGCGCGGAAAACTTCATCAAGGCCTGCGAAAAAGAGGCGCAGAAGGAAGGTCTTTCGAACGCATCCTTCTTCGTGGGCGACGCC
Coding sequences within it:
- a CDS encoding class I SAM-dependent methyltransferase, giving the protein MGDENDVIVEAWNTVLFEKFCRFKHLLTTGLSAHSDNLLTPELHPAGTKVLDVGCGFGDSTVRIAKNVGPGGSAVGVDCAENFIKACEKEAQKEGLSNASFFVGDAQKDDLRGPYDQVFARFGTMFFSFPGAAMNNLRKSLKPGGELTMIVWRKREDNPWLHAAELCVKEIVPVVSHEETNQVHCGP
- a CDS encoding response regulator; amino-acid sequence: MKKVLVIDDDRVFLRMYEMNFAFYKKEVECITANGGREGIEKALAEHPDLIMLDYNMPVCGGAEVSQTLKNDPRTRDIPIVLITSHVTETTAEGAIYDMFLPKPINDAKLKQVLQKFLGMAA